One Paraburkholderia aromaticivorans genomic region harbors:
- a CDS encoding HlyD family type I secretion periplasmic adaptor subunit produces the protein MASLEGPNGRPCDRQRTTSGDRSIMNVCTIVKKVHARIRGALSEPRRTPEPEGTFAPLHLPRTAIASGCVALVLGFGALGVWAALAPLSGAVVADGVVRDDGERKTVMHQEGGIVRAILVKDGDYVKAGQVLLKLDNVRPDAEVSVLQAQLADAQAKAARLQAERDMKRSVAFSAELTARSSDPAIAALLHREQILFDSERQTLDDQLRLLQEQAAQTREEIAMVTSLVRTSDESLGISKQELQVNEQLRSDGYVTETKMMELRRAAADYKSRQQSDTAELIRARQKQTDLDMKITALRNDYVRAADTQLKDTTAKIQQVTDQLRPAQDIEARTRIVAPVDGEVVGLMVHTIGAAVGPREPLLDLVPSGTPLIVEAKVKPDNVREILPGRKADVRLTAYNPRTSPVLEGTVAYLSADSLNDKETRQPFYLAHIEIPADVIAHANSVAREPIVLGPGLRAQVFIKTRSRSALDYLFEPLWDGIQKSMRD, from the coding sequence ATGGCTTCGCTCGAAGGCCCGAACGGCAGACCCTGCGACAGGCAACGAACAACGTCGGGAGATCGCAGCATCATGAACGTGTGCACTATCGTGAAGAAGGTGCATGCCCGTATCCGTGGCGCGCTGTCTGAGCCCCGCCGGACACCCGAGCCAGAAGGGACATTCGCACCCTTGCACCTGCCGCGAACGGCTATTGCATCGGGGTGCGTTGCGCTTGTTCTTGGGTTCGGTGCGCTGGGCGTCTGGGCTGCGCTCGCGCCGCTCTCGGGCGCAGTCGTCGCAGATGGGGTTGTACGTGATGACGGCGAGCGCAAGACGGTGATGCATCAGGAAGGCGGGATCGTCAGGGCTATCCTTGTGAAAGATGGCGACTATGTGAAAGCCGGTCAGGTGCTGCTCAAGCTCGACAATGTACGACCCGACGCCGAGGTCTCTGTGCTGCAAGCGCAACTTGCCGACGCTCAGGCCAAGGCCGCACGACTCCAGGCAGAGCGCGACATGAAGCGCTCTGTCGCGTTTTCCGCAGAGTTGACTGCCCGCTCGTCGGACCCGGCCATCGCTGCGCTATTGCACCGCGAACAGATACTGTTCGATTCGGAGCGCCAGACGCTGGACGACCAGTTGCGACTCTTGCAGGAACAGGCGGCGCAGACGCGTGAAGAGATTGCAATGGTGACCTCGCTTGTACGCACCAGTGACGAAAGCCTCGGCATTTCGAAGCAGGAGCTTCAGGTCAACGAACAGCTGCGCAGCGACGGCTACGTGACCGAAACGAAGATGATGGAACTGCGGCGTGCTGCGGCGGATTACAAGTCACGCCAGCAATCGGATACGGCAGAATTGATTCGCGCCCGCCAGAAGCAGACTGATCTCGATATGAAGATCACCGCGCTGCGCAATGACTACGTGAGGGCGGCCGACACGCAGTTAAAGGACACGACGGCGAAAATCCAGCAGGTCACCGATCAGCTACGCCCGGCCCAGGATATCGAAGCGCGCACCAGGATCGTTGCACCTGTGGACGGCGAAGTCGTAGGCCTCATGGTGCACACCATTGGCGCGGCCGTTGGTCCGCGCGAGCCGCTTCTTGATCTGGTGCCGTCGGGCACCCCGTTAATTGTTGAGGCGAAGGTCAAGCCCGATAACGTGCGCGAAATTCTGCCTGGCCGCAAGGCTGACGTGCGGCTGACCGCCTATAACCCCAGGACGTCTCCTGTGCTGGAAGGCACGGTCGCCTACCTCTCTGCCGACTCGCTCAATGACAAGGAGACACGGCAACCGTTCTATCTGGCCCATATAGAAATCCCGGCGGACGTTATCGCACACGCGAACAGCGTGGCGCGTGAGCCGATCGTGCTTGGGCCAGGCTTGCGGGCGCAGGTATTCATCAAGACCCGCTCGCGCAGCGCGTTGGATTACCTGTTCGAACCGCTCTGGGACGGGATTCAGAAGTCCATGCGGGATTAA
- a CDS encoding type I secretion system permease/ATPase gives MTMYQAIRRHLLFAALFGIASNLLVVAPTLYMLQVYDRVLPSRSLETLAMLVIFMAIALFMMFAVDVVRSLLLADLGRQLADRLDRLALAARVETLARRSPRPDLATSQDVAALRSFLSGTGVIALLDLPWLFVYLALMFLFHWSLGLIAIVSAILLVCLTVVNDRLTRAGVRTYTTRQRETEQIAAQIGRNAEIVTVLGMNAAVIGAWAARRSLDLDAQEQVGNASTLNRNISKALRQAIQVVMMGAGAWLVINQYATGGVMLATTILLGKALAPVEQMLGSWKQFVEVRQGWERLDALHRWMPGRSAIELPRPAGQLTVEALTFSSRRVNDQQGRLLLRGIQFSLSPGQLLVIVGSSASGKSTLLRLLAGLWEPQSGTVRLDGADIAQWPRDRLGRYLGYVPQDVELFSGSVAGNIARDPDPANHQAEAIVLAAQRAGVHDMVLRLPDGYETEIGESGEALSGGQRQAIALARALYGDPRLVLLDEPNANLDADGERRLNAALLQLKRDGVTVVVVTHRQAVLSIADRVMMMRNGQTECFGTREQVEAWLRSKARTADPATGNEQRREIAAS, from the coding sequence ATGACGATGTATCAGGCAATACGGCGGCACCTGCTGTTCGCCGCACTTTTCGGCATTGCCAGCAATCTGCTGGTGGTGGCGCCCACGCTGTATATGCTTCAGGTCTACGACCGCGTCCTGCCAAGCCGCAGCCTGGAAACGCTCGCCATGCTAGTGATCTTCATGGCAATTGCCCTGTTCATGATGTTCGCTGTTGACGTCGTGCGGAGTCTCCTGCTCGCTGATCTTGGCCGCCAGTTGGCCGACCGTCTCGACCGGCTGGCACTGGCGGCCCGGGTCGAGACGCTCGCAAGACGATCACCCCGGCCTGATCTCGCTACGTCACAGGACGTAGCCGCTCTGCGTTCCTTCCTTTCCGGCACGGGCGTAATAGCCCTTCTGGACTTGCCGTGGCTCTTTGTCTACCTCGCGCTGATGTTCCTTTTTCACTGGTCGCTTGGACTGATCGCTATCGTCAGTGCAATCCTGCTCGTCTGTCTGACCGTCGTGAATGACCGACTCACAAGAGCAGGCGTTCGCACTTACACGACGCGTCAGCGCGAGACTGAGCAGATCGCAGCGCAGATCGGCCGCAATGCGGAGATCGTGACAGTACTTGGCATGAACGCCGCCGTCATCGGCGCGTGGGCAGCACGACGTAGCCTGGACCTTGACGCGCAGGAGCAGGTGGGCAACGCGTCAACCCTGAACAGGAATATCAGCAAGGCGCTGCGCCAGGCGATTCAGGTCGTGATGATGGGCGCGGGGGCATGGCTCGTTATCAATCAATATGCAACCGGTGGAGTCATGCTTGCCACAACCATTCTTCTGGGCAAGGCACTGGCCCCGGTCGAGCAGATGCTTGGAAGCTGGAAGCAGTTTGTCGAGGTGCGTCAGGGATGGGAGCGACTGGACGCGCTGCATCGCTGGATGCCCGGACGGAGCGCTATCGAGTTACCTCGCCCGGCCGGCCAGCTGACTGTCGAAGCGCTCACGTTCAGCAGTCGCCGCGTTAACGATCAGCAGGGTCGCCTTCTGCTCCGTGGCATTCAATTCTCGCTGTCTCCTGGCCAGTTGCTGGTGATTGTCGGTTCCAGCGCCTCTGGCAAATCAACACTCCTGCGGCTTCTGGCCGGCCTCTGGGAGCCGCAGTCGGGCACCGTGCGGCTTGACGGCGCTGATATTGCACAGTGGCCGCGCGACAGGCTCGGGCGCTATCTGGGTTACGTGCCGCAGGACGTCGAACTCTTCTCAGGCAGCGTTGCGGGCAACATTGCGCGCGATCCTGACCCGGCGAATCACCAGGCCGAAGCAATTGTGCTTGCTGCGCAGCGTGCGGGCGTGCACGACATGGTTCTCAGGTTGCCGGACGGCTATGAAACGGAAATCGGTGAGTCAGGAGAAGCGCTATCAGGTGGTCAACGCCAGGCGATTGCGCTGGCCCGTGCACTCTACGGCGACCCGCGCCTTGTGCTGCTCGATGAACCCAACGCCAATCTCGACGCAGACGGCGAACGCCGGTTGAACGCGGCCCTGCTTCAGCTAAAGCGGGACGGCGTAACCGTCGTTGTCGTCACTCACAGGCAGGCAGTGCTCTCGATCGCCGATCGCGTGATGATGATGCGCAACGGACAGACTGAGTGTTTCGGCACACGCGAACAGGTCGAGGCATGGCTTCGCTCGAAGGCCCGAACGGCAGACCCTGCGACAGGCAACGAACAACGTCGGGAGATCGCAGCATCATGA